A genomic region of Marinobacter sp. NP-4(2019) contains the following coding sequences:
- a CDS encoding TAXI family TRAP transporter solute-binding subunit, whose protein sequence is MTGSALAQDRSDWPENFTVGTASQGGTYFAYGSGWANFIAENLGVSGGAEITGGPVQNMALVHTGDLRFGLVTMGPASEAVNGKSPLMPGMKMDNVCAMFPMYQTPFSITVLADSGITSISEIPDGARIGFGPAGSTSDSYFPRMMETLGVDFERRNGSWSDLGGQLQDGLIDVVAFAAGIPIPAVSQLEVQSSINIIEFNEQELSAVTDAFPVSPFSIPASTYQSLSDDSQAVSMWNFATANCDLPESFVYEITKLTMENNEKMVSIHKAAQTSIPENYVNNTVLPWHPGAARWFTENGYSIEPDMIK, encoded by the coding sequence ATGACCGGTTCCGCGCTGGCTCAGGACCGATCGGACTGGCCGGAGAACTTTACGGTCGGCACCGCCAGTCAGGGCGGCACTTATTTCGCCTATGGGTCAGGCTGGGCGAACTTCATTGCCGAAAACCTGGGAGTTTCCGGAGGCGCCGAAATTACCGGCGGGCCGGTTCAGAACATGGCACTGGTGCATACCGGTGACCTCAGGTTCGGCCTGGTCACCATGGGGCCTGCCAGTGAGGCGGTCAACGGGAAGAGCCCCCTGATGCCGGGGATGAAAATGGACAACGTGTGTGCCATGTTCCCCATGTACCAGACCCCATTCTCCATCACCGTTCTGGCGGATTCGGGTATTACCTCCATTTCTGAGATTCCTGATGGCGCCCGCATCGGTTTCGGTCCTGCCGGCTCCACCTCGGATTCCTACTTTCCGCGCATGATGGAAACTCTGGGCGTAGACTTCGAGCGCCGTAACGGTAGTTGGTCCGATCTGGGCGGACAGTTGCAGGATGGCCTGATTGATGTGGTGGCCTTCGCCGCCGGTATTCCGATTCCTGCCGTCAGTCAGTTGGAAGTGCAGTCTTCCATCAACATCATTGAGTTTAATGAGCAGGAGTTGAGTGCGGTCACTGACGCCTTTCCGGTGTCACCTTTCAGTATTCCCGCAAGCACCTATCAGTCCCTGTCGGATGACTCCCAGGCAGTGTCCATGTGGAACTTTGCCACGGCCAATTGCGATCTGCCGGAAAGCTTTGTGTACGAGATCACCAAGCTGACCATGGAAAATAATGAAAAGATGGTCTCTATCCACAAGGCTGCGCAGACCAGCATTCCGGAAAACTATGTCAACAATACTGTATTGCCCTGGCATCCCGGTGCTGCCCGCTGGTTTACCGAGAACGGCTACTCCATCGAACCTGACATGATCAAGTAA
- the serB gene encoding phosphoserine phosphatase SerB, with amino-acid sequence MSELVLINVSGRDKPGLTSEITGIMGQYDVRILDIGQAVIHDHLTWGILIEIPDASKSSPVIRDLLFRLHALDLQVRFAPITEEEYQTWAAARNRACYIVTLLSRDIKAEQIARVSAITARHGLNIDNITRLSARPSLNPAENRIACVEFSVRGTPSNLEELRADFLHIAGEMNVDIAFQEDSIFRRNRRLVVFDMDSTLIEAEVIDELALEAGVGDQVAEITERAMQGELDFSQSFAERLALLKGLDESVLEGIASRLKLTEGAEHLISRLKSLGYRTAILSGGFTYFARHLQSKLGIDYIYANELAIENGKVTGRVSGQIVDGKRKAELLLEIAEREHISREQVIAVGDGANDLPMLSQAGLGVAFRAKPLVKESARHSISTLGLDAILYLIGYRESEDQ; translated from the coding sequence GTGAGTGAACTGGTCCTGATCAATGTTTCCGGGCGTGACAAGCCCGGCCTCACATCGGAAATTACCGGGATAATGGGGCAATACGATGTCCGTATTCTGGATATCGGTCAGGCGGTCATTCACGACCACCTCACCTGGGGGATTCTGATCGAGATCCCGGACGCGTCCAAATCCTCCCCGGTTATCCGTGACCTGCTGTTCCGGCTGCATGCTCTGGACCTGCAGGTACGCTTTGCCCCGATCACGGAAGAGGAATACCAGACCTGGGCAGCCGCGAGGAACCGTGCCTGCTACATCGTTACTTTGCTGTCCCGCGATATCAAGGCTGAGCAGATTGCCCGGGTATCGGCCATTACCGCCCGGCATGGGCTTAACATTGATAACATCACCCGGTTATCGGCCCGGCCCTCCCTCAACCCGGCCGAGAACCGGATTGCCTGCGTGGAATTCTCCGTGCGGGGGACACCGTCGAACCTGGAGGAGCTGCGGGCTGATTTCCTGCATATTGCCGGTGAGATGAATGTAGACATCGCCTTTCAGGAAGATTCGATCTTCCGCCGCAACCGGCGCCTGGTGGTGTTCGATATGGACTCCACACTGATCGAGGCGGAAGTCATTGATGAGCTTGCCCTGGAAGCCGGCGTCGGTGATCAGGTCGCGGAAATTACCGAGCGCGCCATGCAGGGGGAGCTGGATTTCAGCCAGAGCTTCGCCGAACGTCTGGCCCTGCTCAAGGGGCTGGATGAATCGGTGCTTGAAGGGATCGCCAGCCGTCTCAAGCTGACCGAGGGTGCGGAACACCTGATTAGCCGTCTCAAGTCCCTGGGTTATCGCACCGCGATCCTGTCCGGCGGATTTACCTACTTTGCCCGCCATCTGCAGAGCAAGCTCGGCATCGACTATATCTACGCCAATGAGCTGGCAATTGAGAACGGGAAAGTGACCGGTCGCGTGTCTGGCCAGATTGTGGACGGTAAACGCAAGGCTGAACTGCTGCTCGAGATCGCTGAGCGGGAACACATTTCACGGGAACAGGTGATTGCTGTGGGTGATGGCGCCAACGATCTGCCCATGCTCAGTCAGGCTGGCCTGGGCGTAGCGTTCCGCGCCAAACCCCTGGTCAAGGAATCGGCCAGGCATTCCATTTCCACCCTGGGGCTGGACGCTATTCTTTACCTGATTGGTTATCGGGAAAGCGAAGACCAGTAA